The following proteins are encoded in a genomic region of Nocardioides renjunii:
- a CDS encoding quaternary amine ABC transporter ATP-binding protein, giving the protein MTAALSVDSLWKIFGPRSDRIIGTADAELSRAELKTKTGNVVGVKDVSFEVAPGEVFVVMGLSGSGKSTLVRLLTRLIEPTSGTVSLNGMDITSASESQLRDVRRTQVSMVFQHFGLLPHRQVIDNVAYGLEVRGVPKKERREKAGQVVDLVGLTGYEKSYPDQLSGGMQQRVGLARALAGDPEMLLFDEPFSALDPLIRRDMQNEVIRLHRELGKTMVFITHDLAEALKLGDRIMILRDGAIVQIGTPDEVVARPADDYVKDFVSEVPKSHVLTLKWVMREPRPGESMDGPALPVSTIVRQAARAAIASEHPIRVVDGDRLVGVVDEEDIMRVVVAEEEP; this is encoded by the coding sequence ATGACGGCAGCCCTGTCGGTCGACAGTCTCTGGAAGATCTTCGGTCCCCGCTCGGACCGCATCATCGGCACGGCCGACGCTGAGCTGTCGCGCGCCGAGCTCAAGACCAAGACCGGCAACGTGGTCGGGGTCAAGGACGTCTCCTTCGAGGTCGCACCCGGCGAGGTGTTCGTCGTGATGGGCCTCTCCGGGTCCGGCAAGTCGACGCTCGTGCGGCTGCTCACCCGCCTCATCGAGCCCACCAGCGGGACGGTGTCGCTCAACGGGATGGACATCACCTCGGCCTCGGAGAGCCAGCTGCGCGACGTACGCCGCACCCAGGTCTCCATGGTGTTCCAGCACTTCGGGTTGCTGCCGCACCGGCAGGTCATCGACAACGTCGCCTACGGGCTCGAGGTGCGCGGCGTCCCCAAGAAGGAGCGGCGGGAGAAGGCCGGGCAGGTCGTCGACCTCGTCGGTCTCACCGGCTACGAGAAGTCCTACCCCGACCAGCTCTCCGGCGGCATGCAGCAGCGGGTCGGCCTGGCCCGCGCCCTGGCCGGCGACCCGGAGATGCTGCTCTTCGACGAGCCGTTCTCCGCGCTCGACCCCCTGATCCGCCGCGACATGCAGAACGAGGTCATCCGACTGCACCGCGAGCTCGGCAAGACGATGGTCTTCATCACCCACGACCTCGCCGAGGCCCTCAAGCTCGGTGACCGGATCATGATCCTGCGCGACGGGGCGATCGTGCAGATCGGCACCCCCGACGAGGTCGTGGCCCGCCCGGCCGACGACTACGTCAAGGACTTCGTCTCGGAGGTCCCGAAGTCGCACGTGCTGACGCTGAAGTGGGTGATGCGCGAGCCGCGACCCGGTGAGTCGATGGACGGGCCGGCGCTGCCGGTCTCGACGATCGTGCGCCAGGCCGCCCGGGCCGCCATCGCCTCCGAGCACCCGATCCGGGTCGTCGACGGCGACCGGCTCGTCGGGGTGGTCGACGAGGAGGACATCATGCGCGTCGTCGTGGCCGAGGAGGAGCCGTGA